In Longimicrobium sp., the genomic stretch CGATCAGCCCGTCGCGGAAGACGAAGCGCGCATCGATCCGGTTGTCCACCCTGCGCCCTGTCTGCGTAAACGTGTAGATCGCCGCCCAGTGCGCGCTCCCCTCCACGTCGTTCGCGCGCACGCCTGAGAACTGGATGTCGAGATCCGCCGCGCGTGCACAGAGCATGCGCCACATGCCCGCGACACCGGCGGCGTCCAGCTCGCCGAACGCCGGGTCGCGGAAGGTTGCCTCCGGATGGTAGCACGCCTGCATGCCGCCGGCGTCGCGCGTCTGGAAGCAGGTGTAGAACCGGTGGATCAGCGCTTCGTTGGGATGCATTGGCCACCGGCCGGGGTGGAGGTGTGCGGTGCTCAGGCGTCCGCGATCTCGATCCAGGTGGGCACGTGGTCGCTGGACTTCTCCCACCCGCGCACGTCGCGGTCGATGCCCACCGCAACCAGCCGTGGCGCGAGCGCGGGGCTCAGCAGCAGGTGATCGATGCGCAGCCCCGCGTCGCGGCCGAATGCGTTGCGGAAGTAATCATAGAACGTGTAGACGCGCTCGTCAGGGTGCATCGTCCGGATGGCGTCGGTCCACCCTCCCTCGACGAGGAGCCGGAACGCCTCCCGCACCTCGGGCTGAAAGAGCGCGTCCTCCACCCAGCGCTCGGGCTTGTAGACGTCCAGATCGGTCGGGATCACGTTGTAGTCCCCCGCGAGCACCGCCGGGCCTCCTTCGTCGAGGAGCTCGGCGGCCCGCTTTGCCAGCCGGTCCAGCCAGCGCAGCTTGTAGTCGAACTTCGGCCCGGGGCGCGGGTTGCCGTTGGGCAGGTAGAGGCACCCGATGCGGATTCCGCGGACCGTCGCCTCGATGTAGCGGCTCTGCTCGTCCTCCGGCTCGCCGTCGAGACCGCGATGCACATCCTCCGGCTCCCCATCGCGAACGAGGATCGCCACCCCGTTCCACCCCTTCTGCCCGTGCCACGCCGCGCCGTACCCCGCCGTCCGGATCGCTTCCTCTGGAATCTTCTCCTGCGGCGCCTTCAACTCCTGCAGACACGCCACATCCGGCTTCGTCTCCTCTAGCCAGCGCAGCAGGATCGGCAGGCGCGCGTTAATGCCGTTGACGTTGTACGTGGCGATCTTCATCGGACTCGTGTCCTGGGGACGGCTCCTGATCCATCACACGCAAGCCGGTCGGCTTTCCCGGAGTGCACGGGCGATGCCGCGGAGCTCTAACGAACGAGGGGACACGCAAACTGTCCCGTCCCCCTAGGGTGTCCCAAGGCCCGCGTGCGGCTTACGCGGCCGGTGGAGTGCCCTCCGTGGCCGGCACCAGGTCGCTGATGACCTTGAACACCTGCGGGCTCATCGGCTCGACGACCTCCGCAGCCGGTTCATCCGCCGCTGGCGCGGGCGCGGCGGCGTCTTCGCTCGCCGTCTGGCGCTCCACCAGCTTGAATCCTACGAACGCCCCGCCGCTGATCCCCATCAGCGCCAGCAGTTCGGGGTTGAAGGTGGGCATCGCCCAGGTGGTGACCACTTCGGTGACGTAGATGCCGATCAGGATCACGGTCCACACCGCCATCTGGAAGCGGTGCAGGCTCACCCCCTGCGCATCCGAGACGAGGTCCGCAACGAATCCTCTCGACGGTGCCCCCTCGAGCACGGCCTCGGCCTGGCGCACCTGCAGCGCCGCGTCGTCCAGCGTCTCACGGGAGACGGCGAGCGTGGTACGCAGCTGCGCCAGGTTGGCCGGGGTCGCCGTAGCCTCCTCCTGCGCCCCCATCGCTGCCACCTCGCTGCGCAGCCTCGCCAGGCGGGGGCGCATGCGGGCGAGCGTCGCCCGTGCCCGGTCGCGGAGGGTGTTGTCCACCAGCCCGGAGGCCGCCTGCGTCAGCGTGCCCAGCCCCAGCAGCATCAGCGCCTGCGCGTTCAGCGAGTTGTAGTCGTCGCTCACCAGGCGGATGTAGAGGAACCCCGCCACGATCGCGAAGAACCATGCCGCCGCCTGCGCGCGGCCCAGGCTGAAAGGCCGCTCGTGCATCGGGCGTCCCGACTCTTCTGCCGAGTCGCGGAGCACCCCGCTGCGGAACACCATGTAGACGAACCCTGCCAGCGCCAGCACGAAACCGATGCCGGAACCCCACAGACGCAGCTTGTTGAAGGGCCGGAAGATGATCGTGGGCGGCCGGGCTTCGTTGACCGGCCGCAGCTCGCGCCCGCCGGGGAAGCCCACACCGATTCGCGCCCGTCGCGGCTTTAGGCTGGAGCCGGCGAGGACCGCCGTCCACGCGTCTCGGGACGCCTGCGTGTAGCCCAGCCGGAACGAGACCTGGTTCCCCGTGAAGCCGACGGGCTGGCCGCGCGTGTCGCGGATCGCGTAGCCGTTCACGAACAGCATCAGGCTGTCGGCGGTGCGGCCGCCGTCGCGCGGCAGGGCGCCGAGCCCGTCCACCGTCACCACCAGGCGTCCTCCGAAGCCGCTTCGAACCTGGTCCACCTTGCGGACCCGCAATACCGATTCCAGGGTGGCCGCATCCTTTGCGGTCCGGCTCTGCGCCTGGACGCAGGGTGCGGTGGCGGCGAGGAGGACCCCGGCCGTGATGGTGGCGCGAAGCACCCGGAAGGCGTTGCGCCGGAACAGGATGTCCATGGGATGCACCTGGAAGAAGGAGGGAAGAACGTTGCCCGGTGGCGGGCGGAGAGTAGGGGGTGCCGCCCGACGGCATTCATCCGGAGGCGTAGATGCCGATGGGTACGACCATCATCAGCCTTGCTGAGACTGCGCGCGGATGCGGGGCTGAGGGCGACGCGGGAGGGCTCGTGCGCGTGGCTGGATCCCATGAAAGGGACCGTAGGAGCGTTCTGTCGCGTTCGGGAAAAGTTTTCTTAAGTAAGATGGCGGGAGTACGAGACCCCTCCGCCGCGTCGCCCATCCTGTTGGATGGACCGGAGCGGCGGAATTCGCGCAGGAAGTGTCGGGAGGAGACGCTTTCGGGCACGGTATGTGGAAGAAAAACAGCGAGCCGGCTCCAGAGAGGAGCCGGCTCGCCGATTTCGATGCGTGTGTCTCCGCCCAGCCGCTACCCTTCTTTCGATTCGTACTCCCCCTTGAGCCGCTGCACCACGTTGGGGTCGGCGAGGGTGGTGGTGTCGCCCAACGCCCGGCCTTCGGCGATGTCCTTGAGGAGGCGGCGCATGATCTTGCCGGAGCGAGTCTTGGGGAGGTCGCCGGCGAAGAGGATGGCGTCGGGGCGGGCGATGGCGCCGATCTTACGGACCACGTGGTCGCTCAACTCCTTCTTCAGCTCCTCGGTCGCTTCCTGGCCCTCCTTGAGGGTCACGAACGCCGCCACCGCCTGGCCCTTGAGCTCGTGCGCCTTGCCCACTACGGCGGCCTCGGCCACGGAGGGGTGGTCCACCAGCGCGGACTCCACCTCCATGGTGCCGATGCGGTGCCCGGCCACGTTCAGCACGTCGTCGATGCGGCCGATCACCCAGAAGTAGCCGCGCTCATCGCGCTTGGCGCCGTCGCCGGGGAAGTAGACGGATTCGCCGGGCTGCGAGCCGTCGACGGTCTTGCCGGTCCACTTGCTCCAGTATGTCTCGCGGAAGCGCTCCGGGTCGCCCCAGATGCCGCGCAGCATGGAGGGCCACGGGTCGCGGATCGCCAGGAAGCCGCCCCCGGTTCCGATGCACTCGCCTTGCAGCGACAGGATGTCCGCGCGGATACCGGGGAACGGGGTGGTGGCCGAGCCCGGCACGGTGTGCGTGACGCCGGGGAGCGGGGCGATCATGATGGCGCCGGTCTCCGTCTGCCACCACGTGTCCACGATGGGGCAGCGCTCCCCGCCGATGAACTTGTGGTACCAGATCCACGCCTCGGGGTTGATCGGCTCGCCCACGGTGCCCAGCAGCCGCAGCGAGGTGAGGTCGTGCTGGGCGGGGAACTCCGTCCCCCACTTCATGAAGGCGCGAATCGCGGTGGGCGCCGTGTAGAGGATGGTGACCCGGTAGTCCTCCACGATCTTCCACATGCGCGCGCGGTCGGGCCAGTCGGGGGCGCCCTCGTACATGACGACGGTGGCCCCGGCGGCGAGCGGTCCGTAGACCACGTACGAGTGCCCCGTCACCCATCCCACGTCCGCGGTGCACCAGTAGACGTCGTCGTCCTTGAGGTCGAAGACCCACTTCGTGGTGGCGCACACCTGCGTCATGTAGCCGCCGGTGGTGTGCATGATCCCCTTGGGCTTCCCCGTGGTGCCCGAGGTGTAGAGGATGTAGAGGAGGTCCTCCGCATCCATCTCCTCGGCCGGGCACTCGGGCTCCGCCGCGTCCACCAGGTCGTGCCACCAGCGGTCGCGGCCATCCTTCATCGCCGCATCGCCCACGGAGTCGCCATCGGAGCCGTGGCGGCGGACGACGAGGACGTGCTCGATGGTGGGGCAGCCGCCCTCCTCCTCCACCGCCTGGTCCGCGGCGCGCTTGAGGGCGACCACGCCGCCGCGCCGGTAGCCGCCGTCGGCCGTGATCAGCACCCTGGCCTCGGCGTCGCGGATGCGGTCGCGCAGGCTCTCGGCCGAGAACCCGCCGAAGACCACCGAGTGCGCCGCCCCGATCCGCGCGCACGCCAGCATGGCGATGGCCGCTTCGGGGATCATGGGGAGGTAGATGGCCACTCGGTCGCCGCGCTTCACCCCGAGCCCCTTGAGCGCGTTGGCGGCACGGCCGACTTCGCGATGGA encodes the following:
- the acs gene encoding acetate--CoA ligase — translated: MSTPEIKLDSLLHEDRVFPPPPEFARHALVSDPEVYARAAADPQAFWAGWAEQLHWFRRWDTVLEWNPPEARWFGGGTLNAAYNCLDRHLDGPNRTKPALLWEGEPGDRRTYSYEELHREVGRAANALKGLGVKRGDRVAIYLPMIPEAAIAMLACARIGAAHSVVFGGFSAESLRDRIRDAEARVLITADGGYRRGGVVALKRAADQAVEEEGGCPTIEHVLVVRRHGSDGDSVGDAAMKDGRDRWWHDLVDAAEPECPAEEMDAEDLLYILYTSGTTGKPKGIMHTTGGYMTQVCATTKWVFDLKDDDVYWCTADVGWVTGHSYVVYGPLAAGATVVMYEGAPDWPDRARMWKIVEDYRVTILYTAPTAIRAFMKWGTEFPAQHDLTSLRLLGTVGEPINPEAWIWYHKFIGGERCPIVDTWWQTETGAIMIAPLPGVTHTVPGSATTPFPGIRADILSLQGECIGTGGGFLAIRDPWPSMLRGIWGDPERFRETYWSKWTGKTVDGSQPGESVYFPGDGAKRDERGYFWVIGRIDDVLNVAGHRIGTMEVESALVDHPSVAEAAVVGKAHELKGQAVAAFVTLKEGQEATEELKKELSDHVVRKIGAIARPDAILFAGDLPKTRSGKIMRRLLKDIAEGRALGDTTTLADPNVVQRLKGEYESKEG
- the xth gene encoding exodeoxyribonuclease III — translated: MKIATYNVNGINARLPILLRWLEETKPDVACLQELKAPQEKIPEEAIRTAGYGAAWHGQKGWNGVAILVRDGEPEDVHRGLDGEPEDEQSRYIEATVRGIRIGCLYLPNGNPRPGPKFDYKLRWLDRLAKRAAELLDEGGPAVLAGDYNVIPTDLDVYKPERWVEDALFQPEVREAFRLLVEGGWTDAIRTMHPDERVYTFYDYFRNAFGRDAGLRIDHLLLSPALAPRLVAVGIDRDVRGWEKSSDHVPTWIEIADA
- a CDS encoding nuclear transport factor 2 family protein, with product MHPNEALIHRFYTCFQTRDAGGMQACYHPEATFRDPAFGELDAAGVAGMWRMLCARAADLDIQFSGVRANDVEGSAHWAAIYTFTQTGRRVDNRIDARFVFRDGLIVRHEDTFSFWRWSRQALGPVGLVLGWTPLLRNRVRGTAIRQLARYMRESSGS